From Leptolyngbya sp. KIOST-1, one genomic window encodes:
- a CDS encoding PD-(D/E)XK nuclease family protein has translation MLYEVEGRCYPGVTTVLSATRPPEAREALQRWRQRVGVEAAQKISGTASSAGTRLHRQIAAYLNDQPVEVPPDLTGYWESILPLLEEVEEVLLVEGAVWHEAGFVGFPDALVVVQGELHLCDWKTALRPKQPQWLGDYGLQIAAYQRAATEVYADFGLEVRKGLIAIALADQPAQRFALSLAEMEEHWRGFERRLQEFQRRRGR, from the coding sequence ATGCTTTACGAAGTTGAGGGCCGCTGCTACCCAGGGGTAACGACGGTGCTATCGGCGACCCGGCCCCCGGAAGCGCGGGAAGCGCTGCAGCGTTGGCGGCAGCGGGTGGGGGTAGAGGCGGCTCAGAAAATTTCCGGTACGGCATCTTCGGCGGGGACAAGGCTGCACAGACAAATTGCGGCCTATCTCAACGATCAGCCTGTGGAAGTTCCACCTGACCTGACCGGCTATTGGGAGTCTATTCTCCCCTTGCTGGAAGAGGTGGAGGAGGTGCTGCTGGTGGAGGGGGCGGTGTGGCACGAGGCCGGGTTTGTTGGGTTTCCCGATGCGCTGGTGGTGGTGCAGGGGGAACTGCACCTGTGCGATTGGAAAACGGCACTGCGCCCCAAGCAGCCCCAGTGGCTGGGGGACTATGGTTTGCAAATTGCGGCCTACCAGCGAGCGGCTACGGAAGTCTATGCCGACTTTGGGCTGGAGGTGCGAAAGGGGCTGATTGCGATCGCCCTGGCGGATCAACCGGCGCAGCGGTTTGCCCTTTCCCTGGCCGAGATGGAGGAGCACTGGCGGGGGTTTGAGCGGCGGCTGCAGGAATTTCAGCGGCGTAGGGGTAGATGA
- a CDS encoding addiction module protein — protein MDDVLLKETALKLSALETAQLIDALWQSLDPADQDVIDQAWLEESRVRLQAYRQGEAEAVGGETALNELKSKLSQGRTVAF, from the coding sequence ATGGATGATGTTCTCCTGAAAGAAACAGCCCTAAAGCTCTCCGCTTTAGAGACAGCCCAGCTCATCGATGCCCTCTGGCAAAGCCTGGATCCTGCTGACCAGGACGTTATCGATCAGGCCTGGTTAGAAGAATCCAGGGTTCGACTTCAAGCGTACCGCCAGGGTGAAGCCGAAGCGGTTGGTGGTGAGACGGCCCTGAATGAGCTGAAGTCAAAGCTTTCCCAGGGAAGAACTGTCGCTTTTTGA
- a CDS encoding sirohydrochlorin chelatase, whose amino-acid sequence MSATASTAYLLVSHGSHDPRPGQAMERLAHFVRSQESGLWRPHRKDRADQGGRSTSGRLSTQTAPLLRRSPSSDWLRPIQDKAPLGEPGLQRTKVSPPEPPHGPLVGTACLETEALPLHRQIVEFSRRAQSAGAQRVCLVPLFLLAGVHVMDDIPAEVEQARQGLPGLALEVCPHLGSHPGLRGLLRQKLQATTIKTPILLAHGSRRPGGNEPIHALAQSLGGSAAFWSVAPSLEDQVIHHMQSGVQRIAILPYFLFAGSTTDAITHLTEDLAERFSQLTFHLLPPLGPSPELARLVIDLALDRVPARSQQPPIPMQRLAFRHGISPSSLVS is encoded by the coding sequence GTGTCTGCAACTGCATCGACAGCATATTTACTTGTGTCCCACGGCAGCCACGATCCGCGTCCGGGGCAGGCCATGGAGCGCCTAGCCCACTTCGTGCGATCGCAGGAGAGTGGGCTGTGGCGGCCCCACCGTAAAGATCGCGCCGATCAGGGGGGGCGCTCTACTTCGGGTCGGCTGAGCACACAAACAGCACCCTTGCTGCGGCGCAGCCCGTCCTCAGACTGGCTGCGGCCCATTCAGGATAAAGCTCCCTTGGGAGAACCGGGCCTTCAGCGGACCAAAGTGTCGCCGCCTGAACCACCCCATGGACCTCTGGTGGGGACCGCCTGCCTGGAGACCGAGGCGCTGCCGCTGCACCGCCAAATCGTCGAGTTTAGCCGTCGTGCCCAGTCCGCCGGAGCCCAGCGGGTGTGCCTGGTACCCCTATTTTTGCTGGCGGGGGTGCATGTTATGGACGATATCCCAGCCGAAGTGGAGCAGGCGCGCCAGGGGCTGCCGGGCTTAGCCCTGGAAGTTTGCCCTCACCTGGGTAGCCATCCGGGCCTGAGGGGTCTGTTGCGCCAAAAACTGCAAGCAACGACGATCAAGACGCCAATTTTGCTGGCCCACGGTAGCCGTCGTCCCGGCGGGAATGAGCCTATTCATGCCCTGGCCCAGTCCCTCGGCGGATCGGCGGCGTTCTGGTCCGTTGCCCCCAGCCTGGAGGATCAGGTTATCCACCACATGCAAAGTGGCGTGCAGCGAATCGCCATCCTGCCCTACTTCCTGTTTGCAGGTTCTACCACCGACGCCATTACTCACCTCACCGAAGATCTGGCCGAGCGCTTTTCGCAGCTGACATTTCACCTGCTGCCGCCCCTGGGCCCCTCCCCAGAACTGGCCCGCCTGGTCATTGATCTGGCCTTGGACCGGGTACCGGCCCGATCGCAGCAGCCCCCGATTCCGATGCAGCGGTTGGCGTTCCGCCATGGAATCTCGCCATCGTCGCTGGTGTCCTAG
- a CDS encoding benzoate/H(+) symporter BenE family transporter produces MAQAFLSSTMTTRASLRALLNDFSLSAIVAGFVTVLVGFTSSAVIVFQAAQALNATPAEIASWMWALGLGMALTCIGLSLHYRAPVVTAWSTPGAAMLITSAAGVPMTEAIGAFLVSGLLITLVGFSGWFERLMTRIPLSIAAAMLAGVLLRFGLEVFTAMQTQFAMTFAMFCLYLSMRRGQPRYAVVAALAVGIAIAALQRQIQLDTVSLQLAQPILTIPQFSLRALVGVALPLFVVTMASQNVPGVAVLRASGYTSVPISPVIGWTGIATVLLAPFGGFAINLAAITAAICMGREAHPDPGKRYIAAIAAGGFYLLLGLFGATIAAVFAAFPPELVVAIAGLALLGTIGNGLFTALRDDRDREPALITFLVTASGVTLLGIGSAFWGLIAGSLALLVLQPKALTP; encoded by the coding sequence TTGGCCCAGGCGTTTCTCTCCAGCACCATGACCACCAGGGCATCACTCAGGGCATTACTAAACGATTTTTCGCTTTCGGCCATCGTCGCCGGGTTTGTCACGGTGCTGGTGGGGTTCACCAGTTCAGCCGTGATTGTGTTTCAGGCCGCCCAGGCGTTGAATGCTACTCCTGCCGAGATCGCCTCCTGGATGTGGGCCCTGGGACTGGGGATGGCGCTCACCTGCATCGGGCTGTCGCTGCACTACCGCGCCCCGGTGGTGACCGCCTGGTCCACCCCCGGTGCCGCCATGCTGATTACCTCAGCCGCGGGAGTGCCCATGACTGAGGCGATCGGGGCCTTTTTGGTGTCGGGCTTGCTGATTACCCTGGTGGGGTTTAGCGGCTGGTTTGAGCGCCTGATGACTCGCATTCCCCTATCGATCGCGGCGGCGATGCTGGCCGGGGTACTGCTGCGCTTTGGGCTGGAGGTGTTTACCGCCATGCAAACTCAGTTTGCCATGACCTTTGCCATGTTTTGCCTCTACTTATCCATGCGCCGTGGGCAACCCCGCTATGCCGTTGTGGCCGCCCTAGCCGTTGGCATTGCGATCGCCGCCCTGCAGCGCCAGATCCAGCTCGATACCGTCAGCCTGCAGCTGGCCCAGCCCATCCTGACCATTCCCCAGTTCTCGCTGAGGGCGTTGGTAGGGGTGGCGCTGCCGCTGTTCGTGGTCACCATGGCCTCCCAAAATGTGCCGGGGGTCGCGGTTTTGCGGGCCTCTGGCTATACTTCAGTACCCATTTCCCCGGTTATTGGTTGGACCGGGATCGCCACCGTTTTACTGGCTCCCTTTGGCGGCTTTGCGATCAATTTGGCGGCCATCACCGCCGCCATTTGCATGGGGCGCGAAGCTCACCCAGACCCAGGCAAACGCTACATAGCCGCGATCGCCGCCGGAGGGTTCTACCTGCTGCTGGGGCTGTTTGGGGCCACCATCGCTGCGGTCTTTGCCGCGTTTCCCCCAGAGCTGGTGGTGGCGATCGCCGGACTGGCCCTGCTGGGCACCATTGGCAACGGCCTATTTACCGCCCTGCGCGACGATCGCGATCGCGAACCCGCCCTGATCACCTTCCTGGTCACCGCCTCCGGGGTCACCCTCCTCGGCATCGGCTCCGCCTTTTGGGGCCTGATTGCCGGATCCCTAGCGCTGCTGGTGCTTCAACCCAAAGCCCTCACCCCCTAG
- a CDS encoding DUF389 domain-containing protein encodes MARLRRQKRKLWLSNSGDWQWLASKPMSMAGVNRLLWRESVPSLSFFVMLTLSGVISTLGLLAGSTATVIGAMIIAPLMGPIIGIAYAIAVSNRRLMKRAGLTLLWGTAATMLSAVVISALLGLQTLNDEILLRTQPTLIDLLVAIAAGAAGAFAKSRKHVADAFPGVAIAVALVPPLTVIGIGLAQLNQSVFLGATLLFVTNLTGIIFSGILVFLWQRYGTLERAQGGILLSGLMMVAVGMPLAFSLNRLLVQSNAREQVLRLVRNDLPLSQQAAIQSVDLRQENDTLTVNLEFVGPPNAITAADVRRSQALMEERLNRPVDLRVRVIPIEEFLVPTAR; translated from the coding sequence ATGGCTCGCTTGCGTCGCCAGAAGCGCAAGCTGTGGTTGAGCAACAGCGGCGATTGGCAATGGCTGGCCAGCAAACCCATGTCGATGGCTGGAGTCAATCGTTTGCTGTGGCGTGAATCGGTGCCGTCGCTCAGCTTTTTTGTCATGCTGACGCTGTCGGGGGTGATTTCGACCCTGGGACTGCTGGCGGGCAGCACTGCGACGGTGATTGGGGCGATGATCATCGCGCCGCTGATGGGGCCGATTATTGGGATTGCCTATGCGATCGCGGTGTCGAACCGTCGTCTGATGAAGCGGGCTGGGCTGACGCTGCTGTGGGGTACGGCGGCGACGATGCTGAGCGCGGTGGTGATTTCCGCCCTCCTGGGATTACAAACCCTCAATGACGAGATTTTGCTGCGGACCCAGCCCACGCTAATTGACCTGCTGGTGGCGATCGCGGCGGGGGCAGCGGGAGCCTTTGCCAAGTCGCGCAAGCATGTGGCCGATGCCTTTCCGGGGGTGGCGATCGCGGTGGCCCTGGTGCCGCCCTTAACCGTGATCGGGATTGGCCTGGCGCAGCTCAACCAGTCAGTCTTTTTGGGGGCTACGCTGCTGTTTGTCACTAACCTAACGGGGATTATTTTTAGCGGTATTTTGGTGTTTTTGTGGCAGCGCTATGGCACCCTGGAGCGCGCCCAGGGAGGAATTTTGCTGTCGGGGTTGATGATGGTAGCGGTGGGTATGCCCCTGGCCTTTTCGCTGAATCGATTGTTGGTGCAGTCCAATGCCCGTGAGCAGGTGCTCCGCCTGGTTCGTAACGATTTGCCGCTGTCACAGCAGGCGGCCATTCAGAGTGTTGATCTTCGGCAGGAGAACGATACGCTGACGGTCAATCTGGAGTTTGTCGGGCCGCCCAATGCGATTACGGCGGCGGATGTGCGGCGATCGCAGGCGCTCATGGAAGAGCGACTCAACCGTCCCGTCGACCTCCGAGTGAGGGTTATTCCTATTGAAGAATTTTTGGTACCAACGGCGCGGTGA
- a CDS encoding PadR family transcriptional regulator, translating to MALSHTILAVLCRESLSGYDISKRFEESVSCYWQASQQQIYRELGKMEPQGWVTYETVPQAGKPDKKIYGITDAGRAELDRWYAEPTEPTPVREDLLVKVLAAPFVSEPLLIQELHRRRQLHGQRLAEYQAMAALYQAIDQPPVAEQFRYLTLRRGLRYEQDWIDWCDEVLDFLKGKQGAD from the coding sequence ATGGCTCTGTCCCACACGATTTTGGCGGTGCTCTGTCGCGAGTCCCTCAGCGGCTACGACATCAGCAAACGATTTGAAGAAAGCGTCAGCTGCTACTGGCAGGCCAGCCAGCAGCAGATCTATCGCGAGCTGGGCAAGATGGAGCCCCAGGGCTGGGTCACCTACGAAACGGTGCCCCAGGCGGGCAAGCCCGACAAAAAAATCTATGGCATTACCGACGCCGGACGGGCAGAGCTCGATCGCTGGTATGCCGAACCCACCGAACCCACCCCCGTGCGCGAAGACCTGCTGGTAAAGGTGCTGGCCGCCCCCTTTGTGTCGGAGCCCCTGCTGATCCAGGAGCTGCACCGTCGCCGCCAGCTACACGGCCAGCGATTGGCCGAGTATCAGGCGATGGCAGCCCTGTATCAGGCGATCGACCAACCGCCAGTTGCCGAGCAGTTTCGCTACCTCACCCTGCGGCGAGGCCTGCGCTACGAGCAAGACTGGATTGACTGGTGCGACGAGGTGCTGGATTTTTTGAAGGGGAAGCAGGGAGCTGATTAG
- a CDS encoding EAL domain-containing protein codes for MDTTTNDPVNLEKHEEIKRERVVLIVIDGSRVNFKSLKKKAYFIGRNKEADIILKCQGVSRYHAYTYYRDDSHWIVDGDLEGIRSKNGLTVNGKKVYTHQLKNGDLIRFCQNVHALFLDENAIREMDPSAVFLTRNALKILLGRYRQNVKHQHSLFEREIKPEDDLVLGIDDLTKLPNRSTLLAKINQLLSLKSIRKHRLQFAVLFIDLDKFKLINDSLGHFAGDKFLIKVSERMRKSLRPKDMLARLGGDEFVVLLTEINDFDEAISVARRLQNDLEKPLWIGHNEIFPSASFGIASSKASYKSAEEILRDADTALYQAKSCGRGRLEVFDETMRQKARHLLKLDSDLRKATQQREFVLFYQPIVSLKNKKLVGFEALIRWQHPDRGLIMPDEFISFAEERHLIQEVGLWTLEEACRQLSLWKETYSSELSISINISPKQLLDTRLDKKIRRFTSLYDLSVSDIRIEVTEDTIVDDSQPSMQALNQLKEAGVQIYIDDFGTGYSSLSYLHKFPVDALKIDRSFISEIDKKSDESIGFSVTQSIIGLAHNLGVKVVAEGIENARHLFYLKASGCDYGQGYLFSKPLNAEQATHLVKHGLKWHWRC; via the coding sequence ATGGACACGACAACCAATGATCCAGTCAACCTTGAAAAACATGAAGAAATAAAACGAGAAAGGGTAGTCTTAATTGTAATTGATGGTTCGAGGGTAAATTTCAAGTCTCTTAAGAAAAAAGCTTATTTCATTGGCCGCAACAAAGAAGCGGATATTATACTAAAGTGTCAAGGTGTTTCTCGTTACCATGCTTACACGTATTATCGAGACGATAGCCACTGGATTGTAGATGGTGACTTAGAGGGAATTCGAAGTAAAAACGGCCTAACAGTCAATGGCAAAAAGGTCTACACACACCAGTTGAAGAATGGTGACTTAATCAGGTTTTGCCAAAACGTTCATGCACTATTCCTAGATGAGAATGCTATCCGAGAAATGGATCCTTCTGCAGTTTTCTTAACTAGAAACGCACTAAAAATTCTGCTTGGAAGGTACAGGCAAAACGTCAAGCATCAACACAGCCTCTTCGAACGAGAAATAAAGCCTGAAGATGATCTGGTTTTAGGAATTGACGACCTAACAAAACTTCCAAACAGAAGCACTTTACTTGCCAAGATAAATCAGTTGCTTTCCTTGAAATCCATAAGGAAGCATCGCCTCCAATTTGCCGTACTATTCATCGATCTTGACAAGTTCAAGCTTATTAACGACAGTCTTGGGCATTTCGCTGGAGACAAATTTCTAATAAAAGTTTCAGAAAGAATGAGGAAGTCCCTTAGGCCGAAAGACATGCTGGCTCGTTTGGGTGGCGATGAGTTTGTTGTTTTGCTTACCGAAATAAATGATTTCGATGAAGCCATTTCTGTCGCAAGGCGGTTGCAAAATGATCTCGAAAAGCCTCTTTGGATTGGTCACAATGAGATTTTCCCAAGTGCTAGTTTTGGCATAGCGTCCAGTAAGGCATCATATAAGAGTGCTGAAGAAATCCTCAGAGATGCAGACACTGCTCTGTATCAGGCAAAATCTTGTGGGCGCGGGCGCCTAGAAGTTTTTGATGAAACCATGCGACAAAAAGCAAGGCATTTGCTGAAATTAGACTCGGACTTAAGGAAGGCAACTCAGCAGCGAGAGTTCGTTCTTTTCTACCAGCCAATTGTTTCTTTGAAGAATAAGAAACTTGTTGGTTTTGAAGCACTCATACGTTGGCAGCATCCAGACAGGGGCCTTATAATGCCTGATGAGTTTATCTCCTTTGCAGAAGAGCGACATCTCATTCAGGAAGTAGGACTGTGGACTCTTGAAGAGGCCTGTCGTCAATTAAGTCTGTGGAAAGAAACCTACAGTTCTGAATTGTCCATTAGTATCAATATTTCGCCCAAACAACTGTTAGACACTAGGCTTGACAAAAAGATTCGGCGATTTACAAGTCTTTATGATCTCTCTGTCAGTGATATTAGGATTGAGGTGACTGAAGATACAATAGTTGATGACAGTCAACCCTCCATGCAAGCTTTAAATCAGCTTAAGGAAGCTGGTGTTCAAATCTATATTGACGATTTTGGAACTGGATATTCCTCATTAAGCTACCTACACAAGTTTCCGGTAGATGCCCTAAAAATAGATCGTTCATTTATTTCAGAAATCGATAAAAAATCCGATGAAAGTATTGGGTTTAGCGTTACTCAGTCGATAATCGGCCTTGCTCATAATCTTGGGGTCAAAGTTGTAGCTGAAGGTATTGAAAATGCTCGGCACTTATTTTATTTGAAGGCCTCCGGGTGCGACTATGGACAGGGATATTTATTTTCGAAGCCCCTGAATGCTGAACAGGCAACGCATCTTGTAAAGCATGGCCTAAAGTGGCACTGGAGATGCTAA
- a CDS encoding amino acid permease, with protein MPPAANGSQPPPPVSGEEQTSGLGTFGGVYTPSILTILGVIMYLRFGWVVGNVGLLGSLIIVTLACSITLLTALSISAIATDRVVRVGGAYYMISRSLGIETGGAVGIPLYFAQALSVALYTIGFAESVVSAFGFLNQLYVALIVTVLVAVLAITSADIAVKAQYMIMAAIVLSLLSLVFGGPLSNTQVELWGIADGEPFWQVFAVFFPAVTGIMAGVNMSGDLKDPSRSIPKGTLAAVGTGYVIYMVLPVLLASRADAGTLVSDPLVMQRIAAWGPAILLGVWGATLSSAIGSILGAPRVLQALARDGVLPVWLSFLGKGSGANDEPRLGTAVTLVIVVAAVYVGDLNLIAPVLTMFFLTTYLVLNVSAGLEGFLNSPSFRPLFKVHWSLSALGALGCLAVMLLINPIATLLAGAIVAAIFFWLQRREMQTAWGDVRRGIWMLLLRTSLFQLGHSPDAKNWRPNFLVLSGSPMRRWDLIKFANALSHNRGLFTVTNILPSGSRGVTQQKDMETTIDNYLRDRGVQALVRVLTAPDPYEGAERLVEIYGLGQVVPDTVLMGDSENLASRDRYCQLITRLHKANRNVVIFRAGDVGLPPWRSYRQIDVWWGGLNNNGSLMLILADLLRADSEWREATLCLKLVVADETAAEQARKNLDRLTDDLRVRAKPSVLVANGRPFEAIFQASSAQADRIFIGMAIPDQDFPSYYERLQARVAGLPSTVFVLAASESKFTNVLLED; from the coding sequence ATGCCTCCTGCGGCTAACGGTTCCCAGCCCCCTCCTCCTGTCTCAGGCGAGGAACAAACGTCTGGCCTGGGCACCTTTGGCGGCGTCTATACCCCCTCAATTTTGACCATTTTGGGGGTGATCATGTACCTACGCTTCGGCTGGGTTGTAGGCAATGTGGGGCTGCTGGGCAGTCTGATCATCGTCACCCTGGCCTGTAGCATTACCCTGTTAACGGCCCTTTCGATCAGCGCGATCGCCACCGATCGGGTTGTGCGTGTGGGCGGTGCCTACTATATGATCAGCCGCTCTTTGGGCATTGAAACCGGTGGTGCAGTGGGCATTCCTCTCTACTTTGCCCAGGCCCTATCGGTGGCGCTTTACACCATTGGCTTTGCCGAGAGCGTCGTCAGCGCGTTTGGCTTTCTCAATCAGCTCTACGTAGCTCTCATTGTCACGGTGCTGGTGGCGGTGCTGGCGATTACCTCCGCTGATATCGCAGTCAAAGCTCAGTACATGATCATGGCGGCGATCGTCCTATCGCTCCTGTCGCTGGTCTTTGGCGGACCCCTGTCTAATACCCAAGTTGAACTGTGGGGCATTGCCGATGGGGAACCCTTCTGGCAGGTCTTTGCGGTCTTTTTCCCGGCGGTAACGGGGATTATGGCCGGAGTCAATATGTCGGGCGATCTGAAAGATCCCAGCAGGTCAATTCCCAAGGGAACTCTAGCGGCAGTGGGCACTGGCTACGTCATCTACATGGTTCTGCCGGTGTTGCTGGCCTCTCGGGCCGACGCAGGTACTCTCGTGTCTGACCCGCTAGTGATGCAGCGAATTGCAGCTTGGGGTCCGGCGATTTTGCTGGGGGTATGGGGAGCCACCCTCTCTAGCGCGATCGGCAGCATTTTGGGAGCACCGCGGGTGTTGCAAGCCCTGGCCCGCGATGGCGTGCTGCCGGTTTGGCTAAGTTTTTTAGGCAAGGGCAGCGGCGCTAATGACGAGCCCCGCCTGGGTACCGCCGTCACCCTCGTGATTGTGGTCGCAGCGGTGTACGTCGGCGATCTCAATCTGATTGCCCCAGTGCTGACCATGTTTTTTCTCACTACCTACCTGGTGCTCAATGTCTCGGCAGGCCTGGAAGGGTTTTTGAATAGCCCTTCATTTCGACCGCTGTTTAAGGTGCACTGGTCGCTGTCTGCCCTGGGGGCGCTGGGCTGCCTGGCGGTGATGTTACTGATCAACCCCATTGCTACGCTGTTGGCCGGGGCGATCGTGGCGGCGATCTTTTTTTGGCTGCAGCGGCGAGAGATGCAAACCGCCTGGGGAGACGTGCGGCGGGGAATCTGGATGCTGCTGCTGCGGACCAGTCTGTTTCAGCTGGGCCACAGCCCTGATGCCAAAAACTGGCGACCCAATTTCCTGGTCCTGTCGGGTTCCCCCATGCGGCGCTGGGATCTGATTAAGTTTGCCAATGCCCTGAGCCACAACCGGGGATTGTTTACAGTAACCAACATTTTGCCCTCAGGCTCCCGAGGGGTGACTCAGCAAAAAGATATGGAGACAACCATCGATAATTACCTGCGCGATCGGGGGGTGCAGGCGCTGGTGAGAGTGCTGACGGCCCCTGACCCCTACGAGGGAGCCGAACGCTTGGTAGAAATCTATGGCTTGGGTCAGGTAGTACCCGATACGGTACTAATGGGTGACAGTGAAAATCTGGCTAGTCGCGATCGCTACTGCCAGTTGATCACTCGCCTGCACAAGGCCAATCGCAATGTTGTTATCTTTCGTGCGGGCGATGTCGGCTTGCCGCCGTGGCGATCCTACCGCCAGATTGATGTGTGGTGGGGTGGCCTGAATAACAACGGCAGCCTGATGCTGATCTTGGCGGATCTGCTGCGAGCCGATAGTGAGTGGCGCGAGGCCACGCTTTGCCTCAAGCTTGTGGTAGCGGACGAAACAGCGGCTGAGCAAGCCCGCAAAAACCTCGATCGCCTCACAGATGATCTGAGGGTTCGGGCGAAACCCAGCGTGCTGGTGGCAAACGGTCGCCCCTTTGAAGCCATTTTCCAGGCCTCGTCGGCCCAGGCCGATCGCATTTTTATTGGCATGGCCATCCCCGATCAAGACTTCCCTAGCTACTACGAACGGCTCCAGGCTCGGGTTGCGGGGTTACCCTCAACGGTGTTTGTGTTGGCGGCTTCTGAGTCTAAGTTTACTAACGTGCTTCTAGAAGATTAA
- the cobA gene encoding uroporphyrinogen-III C-methyltransferase: MVSAASGAHGGQPYGKVYLVGAGPGDPGLFTLRGKGLLEGADVVIHDALVSAPILAMVNPQATVINAGKRRGRHSLMQEDINQLIIDQARTNAVVVRLKGGDPFVFGRGGEEMAALVAAGIAVEVVPGITAGVAVPAYAGIPVTHRSQSSSVTFVTGHESAGKYRPRVNWQALAQGSETIVVYMGIHNLGTITAELLAANLSPATPVALIRWGTYPHQETLIGTLATIVTQVAETGFEAPAIAVIGHVVSWHEVFNHCRPTGTVWPQESAQ, encoded by the coding sequence ATGGTGTCAGCTGCTTCTGGAGCCCACGGGGGCCAACCCTACGGCAAGGTATATCTGGTGGGGGCCGGCCCGGGCGATCCGGGTCTGTTCACCCTGCGGGGTAAGGGACTGCTGGAGGGGGCCGATGTGGTTATCCACGATGCCCTGGTCAGTGCCCCCATTCTGGCTATGGTCAATCCCCAGGCCACCGTGATCAATGCGGGCAAGCGGCGGGGCCGCCACTCCCTGATGCAGGAAGACATCAATCAGCTGATTATCGATCAGGCCAGGACCAACGCCGTGGTGGTGCGGCTGAAGGGGGGAGACCCCTTTGTGTTTGGGCGCGGCGGCGAAGAGATGGCGGCGCTGGTGGCGGCGGGCATTGCGGTGGAGGTGGTGCCGGGCATTACCGCTGGGGTGGCAGTACCGGCCTATGCGGGCATTCCGGTTACCCACCGCAGCCAGAGTTCGTCGGTGACCTTTGTCACCGGCCACGAGTCGGCCGGCAAGTATCGCCCTCGGGTCAACTGGCAGGCCCTGGCCCAGGGGTCCGAAACCATCGTCGTGTACATGGGCATCCACAATCTGGGCACCATTACCGCAGAGCTGCTGGCCGCCAACCTCAGCCCCGCTACGCCGGTCGCCCTGATTCGCTGGGGCACCTACCCCCACCAGGAAACGCTGATTGGTACCCTGGCCACCATCGTCACCCAGGTGGCTGAGACCGGGTTTGAAGCCCCCGCGATCGCGGTAATTGGCCATGTCGTCAGCTGGCATGAGGTCTTCAACCACTGCCGCCCCACGGGTACCGTTTGGCCCCAGGAGTCGGCGCAGTAG
- a CDS encoding AraC family transcriptional regulator, producing the protein MSHQVQKKAEFASLWQPQVAGIELFSAQLYRHSFAKHMHEAYTIGFNHGGFGGFFYRGGNHCAIPGHFNLIHPGEVHTGQVQGDDGWGFRNLYITVPKMQQILVQMEWPKADLPYFAIAPTPQPNPIGQTLFSRLFAALSYPTAQLHQDSLLLELVAHLIDRYADRQRQWQQPRPKTSALVQVQNYLQTHYADDISIDTLAQLVGLSPFHLIRSFRRQVGLPPHSYQRHWQLVQAKRSLHTDQPIADLAIAHGFYDQSHLTRAFKQAFGVTPGQYRRNFVQDRPC; encoded by the coding sequence GTGTCGCATCAAGTCCAGAAAAAAGCCGAATTTGCGTCGCTGTGGCAGCCACAGGTGGCCGGCATTGAGCTATTCAGTGCCCAGCTTTATCGCCACAGCTTTGCCAAACACATGCACGAGGCCTATACCATTGGCTTCAATCACGGTGGTTTCGGCGGCTTTTTCTATCGGGGCGGCAACCACTGCGCCATTCCAGGCCACTTTAACCTGATCCATCCCGGCGAAGTGCACACCGGGCAGGTGCAGGGCGACGATGGCTGGGGCTTTCGCAACCTCTACATCACTGTGCCCAAAATGCAGCAGATCTTGGTCCAGATGGAGTGGCCAAAGGCAGATCTGCCCTACTTTGCGATCGCCCCTACCCCCCAGCCCAACCCCATCGGCCAAACTCTCTTTAGCCGCTTATTTGCCGCCCTCAGCTACCCTACAGCCCAGCTCCACCAGGACTCCCTGCTGCTGGAGCTGGTCGCCCACCTGATCGATCGCTACGCCGATCGCCAGCGCCAGTGGCAGCAGCCCAGGCCCAAAACCAGCGCTCTGGTTCAGGTGCAGAACTACCTGCAAACCCACTACGCCGATGATATTTCCATCGACACCCTGGCCCAGCTGGTAGGGCTCAGCCCGTTTCATTTAATCCGCAGCTTTCGGCGGCAGGTGGGGTTGCCGCCCCACAGCTATCAGCGCCACTGGCAGCTGGTGCAGGCCAAGCGATCGCTGCACACCGACCAGCCCATCGCCGACCTTGCGATCGCCCACGGCTTTTACGACCAGAGCCACCTCACCCGCGCCTTTAAGCAGGCCTTTGGCGTTACCCCTGGTCAGTACCGGCGCAATTTTGTCCAAGATCGGCCCTGCTGA